The genomic DNA CGGTCATCTCCTGGGTCAGGTAGTACGAGCCCAGGACGATGTCCTGCGAGGGCGTGACCACCGGCCGGCCATCCGACGCGCTGAGGATGTTGTTCGACGACATCATCAGGTTCTTGGCCTCGGCCACGGCGCCGCTGAACAGGGGCACGTGGACGGCCATCTGGTCACCGTCGAAGTCGGCGTTGAAGGCGGTGCAGACCAGCGGGTGGATCTGGATGGCCTGACCCTCGACCAGCACCGGCATGAACGCCTGGATGCCGAGTCGATGCAGGGTCGGGGCGCGGTTGAGCAGCACCGGGTGCTCGTGGATGACCTGGTCGAGGACGTCCCACACCTCGGGCCGCACCCGCTCCACCATGCGCTTCGCGCTCTTGATGTTCTGGGTGTAGTTCTGGGCCACCAGCTCGCGCATCACGAACGGCTTGAAGAGCTCGAGCGCCATCTTCTTGGGCAACCCGCACTCGTGGAGCCGCAGCTCCGGACCCACCACGATCACCGAGCGGCCGCTGTAGTCGACGCGCTTGCCGAGGAGGTTCTGGCGGAAGCGCCCCTGCTTGCCCTTGAGCATGTCGGAGAGCGACTTCAGCTTGCGGTTGCCGGTCCCGGTGATGGCACGGCCGCGGCGCCCGTTGTCGATGAGGGCGTCGACCGCCTCCTGGAGCATGCGCTTCTCGTTGCGCACGATGATCTCCGGGGCGCCGAGCTCGAGCAGCCGCTTCAGCCGGTTGTTGCGGTTGATGACGCGGCGGTAGAGGTCGTTGAGGTCGCTGGTGGCGAAGCGCCCGCCGTCGAGCTGCACCATCGGGCGCAGCTCCGGGGGCACCACCGGCAGCACCTCGAGGATCATCCAGGAGGGCGACGTCGACGACTTGCGGAAGGCCTCGACCACGCGCAGCCGCTTGATCGCCTTCTGGCGCCGCTGGCCGCTGGTCGACTTCGACTCCTCGCGGAGGCGCATCGACTCCTGGCCGAGGTCCATCTGGTTGAGCAGCTCGCGGATCGCCGAGGCGCCGATGCCCGCCTTGAAGACCTTGCCGAACTTCTCGATGTACTCGCGGTACTGGGTGTCGGTGAGGATGTCGCGGACCTGGAGGGCCTCCAGCTCCTGGCGCTGCTTGTCGATCTGCTCGCGCATGGTGGCGAGCTCGTCGCGGCCGCTGAACTCGGCCTCGGCGCGGCGCCCCTCGAGCTCGGCGCGCCACTGCGCGACCTCGGCTCCGGCGGCGTCCTCCTCCTCCTGGATGCGGCCGGCGATCTCCGTCTCGAGCTCGGCGCGGCGCGCCGCCGCACGTGCGGAGACGTCGACGGCCACGTCCTCCTCGAGGCCGGTGCCCCTGGGCACCACCACCTCGGAGACCACGCCGTCGCTCAGCGAGAAGTCGGCGGGCGCCTTCTTCCCCTTGCCGGTGCGCACCCGGTCCTCGATGTCGGCGGCGCTCTCCTCGAGGGCGGCGATCCGCTCCTGGAGGGAGGCCTGCAGCCGCTCGCGCTCAGCCGAGGCGGTCTGCTCGCGCTCGCCGATGCGGGTCTCGACGTCGCTCCGGTAGTCGTCGACCGAGGTCTGATGGCGCTCGCGCAGCGCCGTCACCCGGTCGTCGCTGTCGGGGTCGAGCTTGGCGAGCATGTCCTGCCGCGCCTTCTCGTCCACGTGGGTGACGATGTAGTTGGCGTAGTAGAGGACCTTCTCCAGGTTGCGCGGGCTCATGTCGAGCAGGAGACCCATGCGGCTGGGGATGCCCTTGAAGTACCAGACGTGCGAGACCGGCGAGGCCAGCTTGATGTGGCCCATGCGCTCGCGGCGCACCTTGCTGCGGGTCACCTCGACCCCGCACTTGTCGCAGATGATGCCCTTGTAGCGGTAGCGCTTGTACTTGCCGCAGTGGCACTCCCAGTCCTTGGTGGGACCGAAGATCTTCTCGCAGAACAGGCCGTCGCGCTCCGGCTTCAGGGTTCGGTAGTTGATCGTCTCGGGCTTGGTGACCTCACCATGCGACCACGAGAGGATCATCTCGGGGCTGGCGATACTCAGTCGGAGAGCGTCGAAGTTCTCGAGCTTCAGCACAGTGTCATTGCACCT from Candidatus Dormiibacterota bacterium includes the following:
- a CDS encoding DNA-directed RNA polymerase subunit beta', whose protein sequence is MLKLENFDALRLSIASPEMILSWSHGEVTKPETINYRTLKPERDGLFCEKIFGPTKDWECHCGKYKRYRYKGIICDKCGVEVTRSKVRRERMGHIKLASPVSHVWYFKGIPSRMGLLLDMSPRNLEKVLYYANYIVTHVDEKARQDMLAKLDPDSDDRVTALRERHQTSVDDYRSDVETRIGEREQTASAERERLQASLQERIAALEESAADIEDRVRTGKGKKAPADFSLSDGVVSEVVVPRGTGLEEDVAVDVSARAAARRAELETEIAGRIQEEEDAAGAEVAQWRAELEGRRAEAEFSGRDELATMREQIDKQRQELEALQVRDILTDTQYREYIEKFGKVFKAGIGASAIRELLNQMDLGQESMRLREESKSTSGQRRQKAIKRLRVVEAFRKSSTSPSWMILEVLPVVPPELRPMVQLDGGRFATSDLNDLYRRVINRNNRLKRLLELGAPEIIVRNEKRMLQEAVDALIDNGRRGRAITGTGNRKLKSLSDMLKGKQGRFRQNLLGKRVDYSGRSVIVVGPELRLHECGLPKKMALELFKPFVMRELVAQNYTQNIKSAKRMVERVRPEVWDVLDQVIHEHPVLLNRAPTLHRLGIQAFMPVLVEGQAIQIHPLVCTAFNADFDGDQMAVHVPLFSGAVAEAKNLMMSSNNILSASDGRPVVTPSQDIVLGSYYLTQEMT